In Mercenaria mercenaria strain notata chromosome 15, MADL_Memer_1, whole genome shotgun sequence, a single genomic region encodes these proteins:
- the LOC123552437 gene encoding uncharacterized protein LOC123552437, whose product MDKKREAFEKACSKISVPGVKLVLITEEYYDAALKFALEHFITHEPSHVALGVPWNQEVEKFWLKTLQLNLSLMFLNDETGEPMAFQIIDIAQLDDKIELGAIQTPAYKELIRYCVYCDEQSDFFEHFGITETFHLLGLAVADKYKRRGIATQMVNAAIEMIRNFRSGPVCVKVEGSSIFSQKIFEKSNFEILFELPFATWEVDGQFPIQNTGIHKTVKAYGIKENSGRISFSRR is encoded by the exons ATGGATAAAAAGCGAgag GCTTTCGAAAAAGCATGTTCAAAGATCAGTGTTCCAGGTGTCAAACTTGTACTTATCACGGAGGAATACTACGATGCCGCCTTGAAGTTTGCTCTAGAACATTTCATTACTCATGAACCTTCGCATGTAGCCTTAGGTGTGCCTTGGAACCAAGAGGTAGAGAAGTTCTGGTTAAAGACATTACAACTCAATCTGTCTTTGATGTTCTTAAATGACGAAACCGGCGAACCAATGGCCTTCCAAATAATTGATATCGCACAGCTTGACGATAAGATAGAGTTAGGTGCAATTCAAACACCGGCATATAAGGAACTGATTCGTTATTGTGTTTACTGTGACGAACAGTCGGATTTCTTCGAACATTTTGGTATAACGGAAACATTTCACCTTCTCGGACTCGCAGTGGCGGACAAATACAAAAGGCGTGGCATTGCAACACAGATGGTCAACGCAGCTATTGAAATGATACGAAATTTTAGAAGTGGTCCGGTGTGCGTGAAAGTAGAGGGTTCATCcattttttctcagaaaatttttgaaaagtcaaactttgaaattttatttgagCTGCCATTCGCAACGTGGGAAGTAGATGGACAATTTCCAATTCAGAACACAGGTATACACAAAACAGTGAAGGCATATG